Proteins from one Candidatus Delongbacteria bacterium genomic window:
- a CDS encoding response regulator yields the protein MELEKLKILFYLKFKDFRWNELKNFLGKKWKILFVDDEKSYRDMVADVLDKTSMFDVFSAGNGLEAIEIYKKDVSDLVISDIMMDTMTGVELAGRILRINEDAKVIFLSGWLGKEAIYDKFPSLFDNGSFEFLDKPVDVNYLINKTFLMLNPSYNKMVINTIERDEVKDLVRDLEFNVLIILYKEMRELFIDLSRRLLDKSLDQSSLDSILFPIKDYINEKGCKYDESFCRSNLCARVDEDCAREKISRYILQLSNNLKFIFKTTAKGEEF from the coding sequence TTGGAACTGGAAAAACTAAAAATATTGTTTTATCTAAAGTTTAAAGATTTTCGTTGGAATGAACTTAAGAATTTTCTTGGGAAAAAATGGAAGATTCTGTTTGTTGATGATGAAAAATCATATCGCGACATGGTAGCTGATGTATTAGACAAGACATCTATGTTTGATGTTTTTTCTGCCGGAAATGGTTTGGAAGCAATTGAAATTTACAAAAAGGATGTATCAGATCTTGTAATTTCAGATATAATGATGGACACTATGACAGGAGTTGAGTTAGCTGGTAGAATTTTAAGAATTAATGAAGATGCTAAAGTAATATTTTTAAGTGGATGGTTGGGGAAAGAGGCTATCTATGATAAATTTCCTTCATTGTTCGATAATGGTAGTTTTGAGTTTCTTGATAAGCCTGTTGATGTAAACTATTTAATTAACAAGACTTTTTTAATGCTCAATCCCAGCTACAATAAGATGGTTATCAATACCATTGAAAGGGACGAAGTTAAAGATTTGGTCAGAGATTTAGAATTTAATGTTCTCATAATTCTATACAAAGAGATGCGAGAGCTCTTTATAGATCTTTCACGTCGTCTTCTTGATAAATCTCTGGATCAGAGCTCTTTAGACAGTATTCTTTTTCCAATCAAAGATTATATAAATGAAAAGGGATGTAAATATGACGAATCCTTTTGCCGGTCAAATCTTTGTGCTCGGGTAGATGAGGATTGTGCAAGAGAAAAGATAAGTAGATACATATTGCAACTTTCGAATAATCTTAAATTTATCTTTAAGACAACTGCAAAAGGAGAAGAGTTTTAA
- a CDS encoding tyrosine--tRNA ligase encodes MKVYDELMARGFIKQETDSENIKKLLNETKTSMYVGFDPTKASMHIGHLIPVMILAHLQRAGHKPICIVGGGTAMIGDPSGKDSMREMLTEEAIDFNVQGIKRQLSSFINFDNDKALLLNNWDWIKEQNYINFLREIGPHFTVNRMLSAECFKVRWEKGLTFLEFNYMLLQAFDFFVLNEKYDCTLEIGGDDQWSNILAGVELIRRKKQKQAYGLTAPLMTKSDGKKMGKTESGAIWIDPELTSAYDYFQFWRNTLDADVTKFMKLYTFMPLDEISKFEKLEGSELNMAKEVLAYEATKIVHGEERAKEAMESSKKIFSGQSLDGAPEVEISKSEIEGISVSDLTVKAGVFASKGEAKRMISQGGVSINDFKVSDFNELIDDKHMAGDFIPVKVGKKKFIKVKLI; translated from the coding sequence ATGAAAGTTTATGACGAGTTAATGGCTAGAGGTTTTATAAAACAGGAAACTGATTCAGAGAATATTAAAAAATTATTGAATGAAACAAAAACAAGCATGTATGTTGGATTTGATCCGACTAAAGCATCGATGCATATTGGTCATCTCATACCGGTAATGATTCTGGCTCATCTTCAAAGAGCTGGGCACAAACCTATCTGCATCGTTGGTGGTGGAACTGCTATGATAGGGGATCCAAGTGGAAAAGATTCGATGAGAGAGATGCTTACAGAAGAAGCTATTGATTTCAATGTTCAGGGAATAAAAAGACAATTGTCAAGTTTTATTAATTTTGATAACGACAAAGCTCTTCTACTGAACAATTGGGACTGGATTAAAGAACAAAATTATATAAATTTCTTAAGAGAAATTGGTCCTCATTTCACAGTAAATCGTATGCTTTCAGCTGAGTGTTTCAAAGTTAGATGGGAAAAAGGGCTTACTTTCCTTGAATTTAATTACATGCTTCTTCAGGCATTTGATTTTTTTGTACTTAATGAAAAGTATGACTGTACTCTTGAAATAGGTGGAGATGACCAATGGTCAAATATTCTGGCAGGCGTTGAATTAATTAGGAGAAAAAAGCAAAAACAGGCTTATGGTCTAACAGCTCCTTTAATGACAAAATCTGATGGCAAAAAAATGGGGAAAACTGAAAGTGGTGCAATTTGGATAGACCCCGAGTTGACAAGTGCATACGATTATTTTCAATTCTGGAGAAATACTCTTGATGCTGATGTAACAAAATTTATGAAATTATATACATTTATGCCATTAGACGAAATTTCAAAATTTGAAAAACTCGAAGGTTCAGAACTAAACATGGCCAAAGAAGTCTTAGCTTATGAAGCAACAAAAATTGTTCATGGTGAGGAAAGAGCTAAGGAAGCAATGGAAAGCTCGAAAAAGATTTTCTCTGGTCAAAGCTTAGATGGTGCTCCAGAAGTTGAAATCTCAAAAAGCGAGATTGAAGGAATTTCTGTTTCAGATCTGACTGTTAAAGCTGGTGTTTTTGCTTCTAAAGGTGAAGCTAAAAGAATGATTTCACAGGGAGGTGTTTCTATTAATGATTTCAAGGTCAGCGACTTCAATGAGTTAATCGATGATAAGCATATGGCTGGAGATTTTATACCTGTGAAGGTCGGAAAGAAAAAGTTCATTAAAGTGAAGTTGATTTAA
- a CDS encoding NAD-dependent epimerase/dehydratase family protein has translation MIINKDKPVLVTGATGYVAGWIIKKLFENNIPVHAGVRDLKNNEKLKWLNQLADKYNGKITYFDTNLLKENSYLKAMEDCELVYHTASPFINKVSNPMKDLIEPALLGTRNVLSSVNQTDSVKRVVLTSSIAAIVGDTKDLLGLPDGTCNESHLNTTSSQTHQPYSFSKKIAEEEAWRINSLQNRWDLVVVNPALVLGPGINPNSTSESLRILKQIADGTMKMGAPNLSLSLVDVRDVADAHFNAGFTPKANGRHIISQGRKTLLEIADILREKYGNDYNFPTRNLPKWLIWLLAPTIGLARKMVSKNIGYPWKSNNQKSIEKLGIAYRPIEETILEHFQQMIDFNIIKRP, from the coding sequence ATGATCATAAATAAAGATAAACCTGTATTAGTAACTGGAGCTACCGGGTATGTCGCAGGGTGGATTATCAAAAAGCTTTTTGAAAACAATATCCCAGTTCATGCAGGAGTTAGAGACTTAAAAAATAATGAAAAGTTAAAATGGCTTAATCAATTAGCAGACAAATACAATGGAAAGATCACCTACTTCGACACGAATCTATTAAAGGAAAACTCTTATTTAAAAGCAATGGAAGATTGTGAGCTTGTATATCACACAGCTTCACCATTCATAAATAAAGTTTCAAATCCTATGAAAGATTTAATAGAGCCAGCATTACTGGGAACAAGAAATGTTTTAAGCTCTGTAAATCAAACAGACAGTGTAAAAAGAGTAGTTCTAACAAGTAGTATTGCAGCTATTGTTGGAGATACAAAAGATCTTTTAGGTTTGCCAGATGGAACGTGTAATGAGAGTCACTTGAACACCACTTCTTCACAAACACATCAGCCATACAGCTTTTCAAAAAAAATTGCTGAAGAAGAGGCATGGAGAATAAATAGTTTACAAAATAGATGGGATCTTGTTGTTGTGAATCCTGCATTAGTTCTTGGACCGGGTATAAATCCTAATTCAACTTCAGAAAGCTTAAGGATTCTAAAGCAGATAGCCGATGGAACAATGAAAATGGGAGCACCTAATTTATCATTATCTTTAGTTGATGTAAGAGATGTAGCAGATGCTCATTTTAATGCTGGATTCACTCCGAAAGCCAATGGAAGGCATATAATTTCTCAAGGTAGAAAAACTTTACTGGAAATCGCGGACATATTGAGAGAAAAGTATGGAAACGATTATAATTTTCCAACGAGAAATTTACCGAAATGGTTGATATGGTTATTAGCACCAACTATTGGGTTAGCAAGAAAAATGGTTTCAAAAAATATTGGATATCCATGGAAATCCAACAACCAAAAATCTATCGAAAAGCTTGGAATAGCATACAGACCTATAGAGGAAACAATTCTTGAACATTTTCAACAAATGATTGACTTTAACATCATCAAGAGGCCGTGA
- the sucD gene encoding succinate--CoA ligase subunit alpha, whose amino-acid sequence MSILVNKNSRVIVQGFTGKEGSFHAEQCINYGTNIVGGVTPGKGGTEHLGKPVFNTVKEAVDSTNADVSLIFVPPYYAADAVMEAAEAGIKLIVCITEGIPVKDMMIAKPYIEKLGAKMIGPNCPGIISSDEAKIGIMPGFIFEKGRVGVISKSGTLTYEAVNQVVKAGLGVTTAIGIGGDPIIGLSYKALLAEFEKDSETEAIVMIGEIGGNLEIEAAEFIKENIKKPVVAFIAGQTAPKGKRMGHAGAIIAGGKGTAQDKMEALEAAGVLVCKSPAEIGEMAKKALGL is encoded by the coding sequence ATGTCAATTTTAGTTAATAAAAATAGCAGAGTAATAGTTCAGGGTTTTACCGGTAAAGAGGGTAGCTTTCATGCCGAACAATGTATTAATTATGGAACAAATATTGTTGGCGGTGTGACTCCAGGTAAAGGTGGTACAGAACACTTAGGAAAACCTGTTTTTAACACTGTCAAAGAAGCTGTAGATTCTACAAATGCTGACGTCTCACTAATTTTCGTTCCTCCTTATTATGCAGCAGATGCTGTTATGGAAGCTGCAGAGGCGGGTATTAAGCTTATTGTTTGTATTACCGAGGGAATTCCAGTAAAAGATATGATGATTGCAAAACCATATATTGAAAAATTAGGAGCTAAAATGATCGGACCAAATTGTCCGGGAATTATTAGTTCTGATGAAGCTAAGATTGGAATTATGCCTGGATTTATTTTTGAAAAAGGTAGAGTAGGTGTTATTAGTAAATCTGGAACTCTGACTTATGAAGCCGTTAATCAAGTTGTAAAAGCTGGACTTGGTGTTACTACAGCAATAGGAATTGGTGGAGACCCTATTATTGGATTATCTTATAAAGCTTTGTTAGCAGAATTTGAAAAAGATTCTGAAACAGAAGCTATTGTTATGATTGGTGAAATTGGTGGAAATCTAGAGATAGAAGCTGCCGAATTCATTAAAGAAAACATCAAAAAACCAGTAGTGGCATTTATTGCGGGACAAACCGCACCAAAAGGTAAAAGAATGGGACATGCCGGAGCTATTATTGCTGGTGGTAAAGGTACTGCTCAGGATAAAATGGAAGCTCTTGAAGCTGCTGGAGTTTTAGTATGTAAATCTCCCGCAGAAATAGGAGAAATGGCAAAAAAAGCACTAGGCTTATAA
- the sucC gene encoding ADP-forming succinate--CoA ligase subunit beta — translation MNIHEYQAKALMSKYGVATTRGEVAFNGNEAVEAARRLNTDLFVVKAQIHAGGRGKAGGVKLARSLDEVKKLTDEMIGKILYTHQTGPEGKEVKKVYIQEGIDIDQELYLGMVLDRSKEMPVMMASLEGGVEIEEVAKNTPEKIITVAIDPQIGFRSFHGLQLASGLGLNKEETKDFIKFASALYTLYMDKESGMVEINPLVKTKDGKFLALDGKFGFDDNALGRHHDILEMRDLSEEEPSETEASNFNLSYVKLDGNVGCMVNGAGLAMATMDIIKYYDGEPANFLDVGGNASAQTVAKGFEIILKDPNVKAIFVNIFGGIVRCDRVANGIIEATKISKVNVPVIVRLDGTNSDEAKEILKSSNIANIIAAENLSDGAKKAVEAVKGV, via the coding sequence ATGAACATACACGAATATCAAGCGAAAGCATTGATGAGCAAATATGGAGTAGCCACAACTAGGGGTGAAGTAGCATTCAATGGAAATGAAGCAGTGGAAGCGGCGAGACGTTTGAATACTGATCTTTTTGTTGTTAAAGCTCAAATTCATGCTGGTGGTAGAGGAAAAGCAGGTGGAGTAAAATTAGCTAGATCACTTGATGAAGTGAAAAAGTTAACTGATGAAATGATTGGAAAGATTTTGTATACTCACCAAACCGGACCTGAAGGTAAAGAAGTGAAAAAGGTTTATATTCAGGAAGGTATTGATATTGATCAAGAACTTTATCTTGGTATGGTTTTAGACAGATCTAAGGAGATGCCAGTAATGATGGCCTCACTTGAGGGTGGAGTTGAAATTGAAGAAGTCGCAAAAAACACTCCTGAAAAAATTATAACTGTTGCAATTGATCCACAAATCGGTTTTAGAAGTTTTCATGGACTTCAACTTGCGTCAGGCTTAGGGCTTAATAAAGAAGAGACAAAAGATTTTATTAAGTTTGCATCAGCACTTTATACACTTTACATGGATAAAGAGTCCGGAATGGTTGAGATTAACCCTCTAGTTAAAACCAAGGATGGAAAGTTTTTAGCTCTTGATGGTAAATTTGGATTTGATGACAATGCACTGGGGAGACATCATGATATTTTAGAGATGAGAGATCTTTCAGAAGAAGAACCTTCAGAAACAGAAGCGTCAAACTTCAATTTAAGCTATGTAAAACTTGACGGAAATGTCGGATGCATGGTAAATGGAGCGGGTTTAGCGATGGCAACAATGGACATCATAAAATATTATGATGGAGAACCTGCAAATTTTCTTGATGTTGGTGGAAATGCAAGTGCACAAACTGTAGCAAAAGGATTTGAAATCATATTGAAAGATCCAAATGTTAAAGCTATTTTTGTTAATATTTTTGGTGGAATTGTAAGATGTGACCGCGTGGCAAACGGAATAATAGAAGCAACAAAAATTTCGAAAGTTAATGTTCCTGTCATTGTCAGATTAGATGGAACAAATTCTGATGAAGCAAAAGAAATTTTGAAAAGTAGTAATATTGCAAATATTATAGCAGCAGAAAATCTTTCGGATGGTGCAAAAAAAGCCGTTGAAGCTGTAAAGGGGGTTTAG